One genomic segment of Bacteroidota bacterium includes these proteins:
- a CDS encoding T9SS type A sorting domain-containing protein, which produces MKKFTLLFCVLSIFFLGNAQNAQIENDPYIKTFILNPHYQPDANQQAKLRASDAWQNFLAENGTWWVEFNEITGKPQRATGQGIATSGATVEERALNFLTNNAKAFAPEVTSLQLQKINTSKYYYVNFYQTYAGLNVLFSQATLRLTKEDYKVILFGLNVYSDISVNTIPSLSKEAAANYASTDFTIAVNSTEVESDLAILPIPNVNAGGYAFKLVYTVVVNTTNTENLPGKYRTLVDAHTGDVLYRTNEVHSCGAYLLSANADIQSVITDNPLLPTENRGLPYIKVTIDGSSYYADENGILNLDFITEPTEATVELKGLYAKVYQGETGSSLESISVTLEEGDNVIEFDTESGATASEVSAYYHQNIVHDYVKSLFPDFTTLDFDQTIRTDRGDGTCNAFYDGTSINFYANGGGCPATALFNDVVYHEYGHGINYDLYAYLGDPSGMNNGAMQEGYADIWGYTITGYPILAQGFSGSSATYIRRYDADPKVYPEDLVGEVHADGEIIAGAWWDLYENLDSDMNAMIAIWTETLYATSDGSAGTEGLIFRDVLLEALLADDDNADLSDGTPNDLAIIEAFAEHGITLLANAVVEHDENTASLPAAEPVIIEATLEVDFPVYLGDLFMYYRTSPTDIYSEMIMTETGATTYESNIGVQPAGTIVEYYFLVTDIYGGVAVTTPKNVNSDDPNLPFYTLVGYELKETEDFDNVFTDWEVDPYGDDDNTTGTWTVDVPIETIDGSYINQPGDDHTPGFTNLCAFTGNAPSSEGLGANDVDGGATSLRTPLFDVTDLDNPVLTYYRWYANDSPTSANPGNDVWQVYISNNETDWVRIERTYTSDNSWRKNAVRVLDYVEASSTVGLLFIAQDSVMPGSDLDGGSLVEAAIDDLQLWGIGIEDTVIEDTTGNFINAFAANTLIGKLYPNPANDFVQLEIKDFSGAIAIQVYNSLGELVLNETAIVSPQSLYPINISILTEGIYTVQIKAEMLEINKQLIIQHN; this is translated from the coding sequence ATGAAAAAATTTACACTGCTGTTTTGTGTCTTGTCCATCTTTTTTTTAGGAAATGCACAAAATGCACAAATTGAGAATGATCCTTACATTAAAACATTTATTCTGAATCCACATTACCAGCCGGATGCAAATCAACAAGCGAAATTACGGGCAAGTGATGCATGGCAAAACTTTCTTGCAGAAAACGGAACCTGGTGGGTAGAGTTTAATGAAATTACAGGCAAACCACAAAGAGCAACCGGACAAGGAATTGCAACAAGTGGTGCAACAGTTGAAGAACGTGCATTGAATTTTCTTACCAATAATGCAAAAGCATTTGCTCCCGAAGTAACTTCTTTGCAATTGCAAAAAATTAATACATCTAAATATTACTATGTAAATTTTTATCAGACTTATGCAGGTTTGAATGTATTGTTTTCACAAGCAACTTTGCGCTTAACAAAAGAAGATTATAAAGTAATTCTGTTTGGTTTAAATGTGTATTCTGATATTTCAGTAAATACAATTCCATCATTAAGTAAAGAAGCTGCTGCAAATTATGCAAGTACGGATTTTACAATTGCAGTTAATTCTACAGAAGTGGAATCTGATCTTGCAATTTTACCTATACCAAATGTGAATGCAGGAGGATATGCTTTTAAATTAGTGTATACAGTTGTTGTAAATACAACGAATACAGAAAATCTTCCGGGTAAATACCGCACATTAGTGGATGCACATACAGGTGATGTATTATATCGCACAAATGAAGTGCATAGCTGCGGTGCATATTTATTATCCGCCAATGCAGATATTCAATCTGTGATAACTGATAATCCATTATTGCCAACAGAAAACAGAGGCTTGCCTTATATAAAAGTTACTATTGATGGCTCCAGTTATTATGCAGATGAAAATGGAATTTTAAATCTTGATTTTATTACCGAACCTACGGAAGCAACAGTGGAATTAAAGGGTCTGTATGCAAAAGTGTATCAAGGTGAAACAGGTTCTTCTTTGGAGTCCATTTCAGTTACTTTAGAAGAAGGTGATAATGTAATTGAATTTGATACAGAATCCGGAGCAACAGCATCTGAAGTATCCGCATATTATCATCAGAATATTGTACATGATTATGTGAAATCATTGTTTCCTGATTTCACTACTTTAGATTTTGATCAGACAATTCGCACAGATAGAGGGGATGGAACCTGCAATGCATTTTATGATGGAACGAGCATAAATTTTTATGCGAATGGTGGGGGATGTCCGGCTACTGCATTATTTAATGATGTAGTATATCATGAATATGGTCATGGAATTAATTATGATTTATATGCTTATCTCGGTGATCCGAGTGGAATGAATAATGGCGCAATGCAAGAAGGCTATGCAGACATCTGGGGATATACAATTACTGGCTATCCAATACTTGCGCAAGGATTTTCCGGCAGCTCTGCAACCTATATAAGAAGGTATGATGCTGACCCAAAAGTATATCCTGAAGATTTGGTTGGAGAAGTACATGCGGATGGTGAAATTATAGCAGGTGCATGGTGGGATTTATATGAGAATTTAGATTCTGATATGAATGCAATGATTGCTATTTGGACAGAAACTTTATATGCAACATCCGATGGTTCTGCTGGAACAGAAGGATTAATTTTTCGTGATGTATTATTGGAAGCATTGCTTGCCGATGATGATAATGCAGATCTTTCTGATGGTACACCAAACGACTTAGCTATAATTGAAGCATTTGCAGAACATGGAATTACTTTACTTGCAAATGCAGTGGTGGAGCACGATGAAAATACTGCTTCATTACCTGCTGCTGAGCCTGTAATTATTGAAGCAACTTTAGAAGTGGATTTCCCTGTGTATCTCGGTGATTTATTTATGTATTACCGCACTTCTCCTACCGATATCTATTCTGAAATGATAATGACTGAAACAGGTGCTACTACTTATGAATCAAACATTGGTGTTCAACCTGCAGGCACCATCGTTGAATATTATTTTCTTGTTACAGATATTTACGGTGGTGTTGCAGTTACTACTCCTAAGAATGTGAATAGCGATGATCCAAATTTGCCTTTTTATACTCTGGTAGGTTATGAGTTAAAAGAAACAGAAGATTTTGATAATGTTTTCACCGATTGGGAAGTGGATCCTTATGGTGATGATGATAATACAACTGGAACATGGACGGTGGATGTGCCTATTGAAACTATAGATGGATCTTATATCAATCAACCAGGAGATGACCATACACCCGGCTTTACAAATTTATGTGCATTTACCGGTAATGCCCCATCAAGTGAAGGCTTAGGTGCAAACGATGTGGATGGCGGTGCTACGAGTTTGAGAACACCTCTATTTGATGTAACTGATTTGGATAATCCTGTGCTTACATATTATCGTTGGTATGCGAATGATTCACCTACTAGTGCAAATCCGGGTAATGATGTTTGGCAAGTTTATATTTCAAATAATGAAACAGATTGGGTGCGTATTGAAAGAACATACACTTCTGATAATAGCTGGAGAAAAAATGCCGTGAGAGTTTTAGATTATGTAGAAGCTTCTTCAACTGTTGGGTTATTGTTTATTGCTCAAGATAGTGTTATGCCCGGTTCTGATTTAGATGGCGGTAGTTTAGTGGAAGCAGCTATTGATGATTTGCAATTGTGGGGTATTGGTATAGAGGATACTGTTATAGAAGATACAACAGGAAATTTTATCAATGCATTTGCAGCTAATACTTTGATCGGAAAATTATATCCAAATCCGGCGAATGATTTTGTGCAATTGGAAATAAAAGATTTTTCAGGAGCAATTGCAATTCAGGTATATAATTCTTTGGGTGAATTAGTATTGAATGAAACAGCAATAGTTTCACCACAATCACTTTATCCAATTAATATCAGCATACTTACCGAAGGTATTTATACAGTGCAGATAAAAGCGGAAATGCTTGAAATAAATAAGCAATTAATTATTCAACATAATTAA
- a CDS encoding DUF3575 domain-containing protein, translated as MKKKLLFSLFAICITGNVLIAQNEVTAPDVIKKRAFKFEFFSPTYGTLNFGYEQSISKRINIDVGAGIIGVGFNETATASSGMFVRGGARLYFSPDYYTDDLRYYSDFQGSYFRPELIMSFFNFDFTDELGSDVIGNNASMGIQLNFGKQWAIANTVPLDLWLGIGYNINFTEDSDEMPFKYGYVGGSGGVPLSLSFGFSVGILTK; from the coding sequence ATGAAAAAAAAATTACTATTTTCACTATTCGCAATTTGCATTACAGGTAATGTATTGATTGCACAAAATGAAGTAACAGCTCCTGATGTAATAAAAAAACGGGCATTTAAATTCGAATTCTTTTCACCCACTTATGGTACGCTTAATTTTGGCTACGAGCAATCAATAAGTAAAAGAATAAACATCGATGTAGGTGCCGGTATAATCGGTGTAGGATTTAATGAAACAGCTACAGCATCAAGTGGTATGTTTGTTCGTGGAGGAGCCCGTTTATATTTTTCTCCGGATTATTATACAGATGATCTCAGATATTATAGTGACTTCCAGGGATCTTATTTCCGACCAGAGCTTATTATGAGTTTCTTCAATTTTGATTTCACAGATGAATTAGGTTCTGATGTAATAGGTAATAATGCATCCATGGGGATTCAATTAAATTTTGGAAAGCAGTGGGCAATTGCCAATACAGTTCCTTTGGATCTTTGGTTAGGAATTGGATATAATATTAATTTCACTGAGGACAGCGATGAAATGCCATTTAAATATGGATATGTTGGTGGAAGCGGTGGCGTTCCACTTTCTTTAAGTTTTGGGTTTAGTGTTGGAATACTTACTAAATAA
- a CDS encoding efflux RND transporter periplasmic adaptor subunit, whose protein sequence is MRKVIVGIFYCLSATLILNSCSEKVEEQPEEIRPVKIITASYSNETLIDGFPGVSQGLSNSELSFRIDGPVTKFDVEVGQRFQKGQVIAQLDKRDYEIDLQAKQARYDQLLAESKRYASLLQKGSVSQNAYDQIVAQLAEANSQLMVAKNRLSDATITAPYDGIITKKNIENYDQVRAQQPIVDFENLSGIKIKFYISEFLSVDTKSYESFKVTFNAYPNMSFKAKLLEIGRVSENAGYPVILLLDKSDIPNDLQINAGMSCIIQITKKQEGNNASVIGVPISSVFEQQTDNHASVWIVDANNTVHKQAITIINFLSNDMLAVDGIKEGDRIVTAGTNRLVEGQSVKIFSGEL, encoded by the coding sequence ATGCGAAAAGTAATTGTTGGAATTTTCTATTGTTTGTCTGCAACACTCATATTAAATTCTTGTTCTGAAAAAGTAGAAGAACAACCAGAAGAAATAAGACCGGTAAAAATTATTACGGCATCTTATAGCAATGAAACTTTAATAGATGGTTTTCCCGGTGTAAGTCAGGGATTATCAAATTCTGAATTATCATTTAGAATTGATGGACCTGTTACAAAGTTTGATGTGGAGGTTGGCCAAAGATTTCAAAAAGGACAAGTAATTGCGCAGTTGGATAAACGAGATTATGAAATTGATTTGCAAGCAAAACAAGCAAGATATGATCAACTGTTAGCAGAGAGTAAACGCTATGCATCTTTACTACAAAAAGGCTCTGTTTCTCAAAATGCATACGATCAGATTGTAGCACAACTTGCCGAAGCAAACAGTCAATTAATGGTTGCGAAAAATAGATTAAGTGATGCCACCATCACAGCGCCTTATGATGGAATAATCACAAAAAAAAATATTGAAAATTATGATCAGGTAAGAGCACAACAGCCCATTGTAGATTTTGAAAATTTATCAGGTATTAAAATAAAATTTTATATCTCGGAATTTTTATCTGTTGATACAAAATCCTATGAATCTTTTAAAGTAACATTCAATGCCTATCCGAACATGAGCTTTAAAGCCAAGTTATTGGAAATTGGCAGAGTATCAGAAAATGCAGGCTATCCGGTTATTTTATTATTGGATAAATCTGATATTCCGAATGACTTACAGATAAATGCAGGGATGTCTTGTATCATTCAAATTACTAAAAAGCAGGAAGGAAATAATGCATCTGTAATTGGTGTACCTATATCAAGTGTGTTTGAACAACAAACAGATAATCATGCATCCGTTTGGATTGTGGATGCAAATAATACAGTACACAAACAAGCAATAACAATAATTAATTTTCTCTCCAATGATATGCTTGCAGTGGATGGTATAAAAGAAGGTGACAGAATTGTTACTGCCGGTACCAATCGTTTGGTGGAAGGGCAATCAGTGAAAATATTTTCCGGTGAATTATAA
- a CDS encoding efflux RND transporter permease subunit — protein sequence MSLASYSLKNTRVSHFVLVLSVVGGMFAFGQLGKQEDAPFIIKQAVVSTAYPGASAEEVERQITEIVEREVQTTRGVEFLKSESLPGVSIVNVYFFEDISGSEFNQIWDELRRKVENVKSQLPEGASDIVVNDDFGDVFGVYYAVTATDGYTDYDLEKFADFIKRELVTIGEVSKVELYGVQKRVVNIDISNAKLANAGVNPMRLINTLQSQNKLIRSGDAQTGEKQIRLNAEGTFQNLTEIENLIVEDANGNQIRLKDLATVSMGYVDPPTNKMRMNGATAIGIGISNRAGGNSIVMGEDVDAKMEYCQSQLPVGIDIQQIYAADKVAIEANNNFILNLIISVATVVLIILFAMGVRAGILIGTSLIFTILSTLLFMLFFGVDLHRTSLAAIIIAMGMLVDNAIVVTDNAQNNMKRGLPKKQALLLGAQTPQWGLLGATFIAIISFLPLYLAPSNVAEVIKPLFIVLAISLTLSWVFAMMQTTVYGEFILKEPKKTEGDLFDNKFYRSFRNFLEKAIRFRWATILMVVGVFALSLFAYRYVKQAFFPAINKAMFKVDYFMPQGTSIEAVESDIKIIEQFLLQKEEVKNVSITIGSTPLRYYLASVAWTTRPNLAHIVVETESHKDVADLMLEFESYLKENYPESQSIFYKFKVSPQPEATIEANFKGPNMDTLRMLSEQAKAIMRNDSLCENIRDSWGEKTMEYSPVYDQLKGQSSGVSRDAVAQAMRRLTIGTNVGVYREDKDVIPIVVKDADRNNYNFANIGALPIFNNRGETILLGQVIDSVQINFEESRIKRHNRQRSISAQCDPIWGVENVEVEKTLVPLVEAIPLPVGYELWWDGIKWSQERSQAAIKLNLPLAFILMLGTLIFLFNSYRKTLIIFLIVPLMVIGIVLGFLLTGQYFGFFAVLGVLGLVGMVIKNAIVLIDQINIEIDENGIAPYEAVVMSAVSRIMPVSMAAGTTILGMIPLLPDPMFGGMAATIMGGLLVATVLTLIVLPVFYATIYKLKK from the coding sequence ATGAGTTTAGCGAGTTATAGTTTAAAGAATACCAGAGTATCGCATTTTGTATTAGTACTCTCTGTAGTCGGCGGCATGTTTGCATTTGGTCAATTAGGTAAACAGGAAGATGCACCCTTTATAATAAAACAAGCAGTAGTAAGTACTGCATATCCCGGCGCAAGTGCAGAAGAAGTAGAGAGACAAATTACCGAAATTGTAGAGCGTGAAGTGCAAACAACAAGAGGAGTTGAGTTCTTGAAATCTGAATCCTTACCCGGTGTATCTATTGTGAATGTGTATTTCTTTGAAGATATTTCCGGATCAGAATTTAATCAGATATGGGATGAACTCCGGCGCAAAGTAGAGAATGTAAAATCGCAACTTCCGGAAGGTGCTTCAGACATTGTGGTGAATGATGATTTCGGCGATGTGTTCGGAGTGTATTATGCTGTAACTGCAACTGATGGATATACAGATTATGATTTAGAAAAATTTGCCGATTTTATAAAACGTGAATTAGTTACCATTGGCGAAGTTTCTAAAGTAGAATTATACGGTGTACAAAAGCGTGTTGTAAATATTGATATCTCCAATGCAAAACTTGCAAATGCGGGTGTGAATCCGATGCGGCTAATTAACACATTGCAATCGCAGAATAAACTAATTAGAAGCGGTGATGCCCAAACTGGTGAGAAACAAATTCGCCTGAATGCAGAAGGAACATTTCAGAATCTTACAGAAATAGAAAATTTAATTGTTGAAGATGCGAATGGTAATCAGATAAGATTAAAAGATCTGGCTACTGTTTCAATGGGCTATGTAGATCCACCCACTAATAAAATGCGCATGAATGGTGCAACCGCAATCGGTATTGGTATTTCAAATCGTGCAGGTGGTAATTCCATTGTAATGGGTGAAGATGTGGATGCTAAAATGGAATATTGTCAATCACAATTACCGGTTGGAATTGATATTCAACAAATTTATGCTGCGGATAAAGTGGCTATTGAAGCCAATAACAATTTTATTTTAAACCTGATTATTTCTGTTGCAACAGTAGTGCTTATCATTTTATTTGCAATGGGTGTACGAGCAGGTATTTTAATTGGTACGAGTTTGATTTTTACTATTCTCTCTACACTATTGTTTATGTTGTTTTTTGGTGTGGATTTACATCGTACATCTTTAGCTGCAATTATTATTGCAATGGGTATGCTGGTGGATAATGCAATTGTGGTTACGGATAATGCTCAAAATAATATGAAGCGGGGATTGCCGAAAAAACAAGCATTATTACTCGGCGCTCAAACGCCACAATGGGGTTTATTAGGTGCTACATTTATTGCGATCATTTCTTTTTTACCCTTGTATCTTGCTCCATCCAATGTTGCAGAAGTTATCAAACCATTATTTATTGTTTTGGCAATTTCACTTACATTGAGTTGGGTATTTGCAATGATGCAAACAACGGTATATGGAGAGTTCATTTTGAAAGAACCAAAGAAAACCGAAGGTGATTTATTTGATAATAAATTTTATAGAAGTTTTAGAAATTTTTTGGAGAAAGCAATCCGTTTTCGATGGGCTACTATACTCATGGTGGTTGGCGTTTTTGCTTTATCCTTATTTGCTTACCGATATGTGAAACAAGCATTTTTTCCTGCCATTAATAAAGCCATGTTTAAAGTGGATTATTTTATGCCGCAGGGAACATCTATCGAAGCAGTAGAGTCAGATATAAAAATTATTGAGCAGTTCTTATTACAAAAAGAGGAAGTAAAAAATGTTTCGATAACTATTGGTTCAACTCCATTAAGATATTATCTCGCTTCTGTTGCATGGACTACAAGACCTAATCTTGCACATATAGTAGTTGAAACAGAAAGTCATAAAGATGTGGCTGATTTAATGTTAGAATTTGAATCTTACTTAAAAGAAAATTACCCTGAATCACAATCTATTTTTTACAAATTCAAAGTATCACCACAACCGGAGGCAACAATTGAAGCAAACTTTAAAGGACCTAATATGGATACATTGCGCATGCTTTCAGAACAAGCAAAAGCAATTATGCGCAATGATTCCTTATGCGAAAATATTCGGGATAGTTGGGGCGAAAAAACAATGGAATATTCTCCTGTGTATGATCAGTTGAAAGGACAATCTAGTGGTGTGTCAAGAGATGCAGTTGCTCAAGCAATGCGTAGATTAACCATCGGTACAAATGTAGGTGTTTATAGAGAGGATAAAGATGTTATTCCTATTGTAGTAAAAGATGCAGATCGCAATAATTACAACTTTGCTAATATAGGTGCTTTGCCAATTTTTAATAACAGAGGAGAAACAATTTTATTAGGACAAGTAATAGATAGTGTACAAATTAATTTTGAAGAGTCGAGAATAAAACGACATAACAGACAACGCTCCATTTCTGCACAATGCGATCCCATTTGGGGAGTTGAAAATGTGGAAGTTGAAAAAACATTAGTGCCACTTGTGGAAGCTATTCCCTTACCTGTTGGCTATGAATTATGGTGGGATGGAATTAAATGGAGTCAGGAACGTAGTCAGGCTGCAATTAAATTAAATTTACCGTTGGCATTTATTTTAATGCTCGGCACTTTAATATTCTTATTCAATAGTTATCGCAAAACGCTTATCATCTTTTTAATAGTACCATTAATGGTAATTGGAATTGTGTTAGGATTTTTACTTACAGGACAATACTTCGGATTTTTTGCTGTGCTTGGTGTACTTGGTTTAGTTGGTATGGTAATTAAAAATGCGATTGTTTTAATTGATCAGATCAACATTGAAATTGATGAAAATGGAATAGCGCCTTATGAAGCCGTTGTAATGTCTGCAGTTTCCAGAATTATGCCTGTAAGTATGGCTGCGGGAACAACAATACTTGGAATGATTCCGCTATTACCGGATCCAATGTTTGGTGGTATGGCCGCAACAATTATGGGTGGCTTATTAGTGGCAACGGTTCTTACACTTATAGTATTGCCGGTGTTCTATGCCACTATTTATAAATTAAAAAAATAA
- a CDS encoding TolC family protein, giving the protein MQLKMIYKQLKKGLVICILFSCAFSSIVFSQNTVLLVDSARSIALQNNNTIKAATYNVNVATSNMLEAKGGHLPSLDLNAGFLYLQDPISFTGNEIAGALNDIYSVGLSLNQNIFSGNRVKNNVLIKEELERLAMAQKDLTISEIIYRTDLYYWKSVAMSEMMIVSNLFDSVVNRFYTDINDRVTDGLTPSNDLLQGKVRVNESALNLMQTKNAFEISKMELNNSMGRNPDEFVEVPDSILFYSQNSMMYSDTIQIDSVALDNRAEIDISQGQLNTSMLNEKITKADFYPTIGLSMSGRYGVPGESPDFNTPNFNFMGSVYLNYPIFQGNMRRNRVDASVYNTMMSGEMLEQQKKDVLLQVNKAAYSFQESIQKVELTQNSLSQAKQNLDAISTKYSEGLSPLSEVLDAQSFWLNAYSAYIQAKLENKVNLSSFQKALGLY; this is encoded by the coding sequence ATGCAATTAAAAATGATCTACAAGCAATTAAAAAAGGGTTTAGTTATTTGCATATTGTTTTCATGCGCTTTTTCAAGTATTGTATTTTCTCAAAATACAGTGCTGTTAGTAGATAGTGCAAGGAGCATTGCATTGCAAAATAACAATACAATTAAAGCCGCCACATATAATGTGAATGTTGCCACTTCTAATATGTTGGAAGCAAAAGGAGGTCACTTACCTTCTTTAGATTTAAATGCAGGATTTTTATATCTGCAGGATCCTATTTCTTTTACCGGAAATGAAATTGCCGGAGCATTAAATGATATTTATTCTGTAGGTCTTTCACTTAATCAAAATATTTTTAGTGGTAACAGAGTAAAAAATAATGTGCTAATAAAAGAAGAATTGGAACGATTGGCAATGGCGCAAAAAGATCTCACTATTTCAGAAATTATTTATCGCACAGATTTATATTATTGGAAATCTGTTGCCATGTCAGAAATGATGATTGTATCCAATTTATTTGATAGTGTTGTAAACAGATTTTATACAGATATTAACGATCGTGTAACGGATGGTCTTACACCTTCCAATGATTTATTGCAAGGCAAAGTGCGGGTGAATGAATCTGCTTTAAATCTAATGCAAACCAAAAATGCATTTGAAATAAGTAAGATGGAATTGAACAATTCTATGGGCAGAAATCCGGATGAATTTGTTGAGGTTCCTGATTCTATTTTATTCTATTCTCAAAACAGTATGATGTATAGTGATACAATTCAAATTGATAGTGTGGCATTAGATAATCGTGCTGAAATTGATATTAGTCAGGGGCAATTAAATACAAGTATGTTGAATGAAAAAATAACGAAAGCAGATTTTTATCCTACTATTGGATTATCCATGTCTGGTCGTTATGGAGTGCCTGGTGAATCACCGGATTTTAATACACCGAATTTTAATTTTATGGGAAGTGTATATCTTAATTACCCAATCTTTCAGGGTAATATGCGACGCAACAGAGTAGATGCTTCTGTTTATAATACAATGATGTCCGGCGAAATGTTAGAACAACAAAAGAAAGATGTTTTGTTGCAGGTAAATAAAGCTGCATATTCATTTCAGGAATCAATTCAAAAAGTAGAACTCACACAAAATTCACTTTCACAAGCGAAGCAGAATCTGGATGCAATAAGTACAAAATATTCAGAAGGACTTTCACCACTCAGTGAAGTTTTGGATGCACAAAGTTTTTGGTTAAATGCATATAGTGCATATATACAAGCGAAGCTTGAAAACAAAGTGAATTTGTCATCCTTTCAAAAAGCATTGGGTTTATATTAA
- a CDS encoding sodium-dependent transporter: protein MAVQKEAWGSRVGLILAMAGNAVGLGNFLRFPVQAVNNGGGAFIIPYLICFLVMGIPLLWIEWASGRFGGKFGNHSTPFILDSMDKRRFWKYIGVFGIFTNVAVASYYCYIESWTMSYVYHSIIGTFNNMDQAGVSSFFDKYLDVSNSTTGIPYESIIFYILCLALNTWILSRGLKGVEGVAKVGMPLLILFGAFLGIKSITMGTSMASPEHPDASSIAGLNFLWTPEFSSLTNPTVWLNAAGQIFFTLSVGMGTVHCYAAYVKSKDDIALNAMSAGWMNEFVEVVLGSMIVIPLAAGFFGVEWLKDNAGFGMAFRTMPFLFEQWGNILSIITGVMWFGLLFFAGITSSLAMGTPWMGFLRDEFGWSRAKGALSFGLLVLALGLPTVLIYNFNANGSVNSFVFNEYDYWSGTVSLVIFALLETILFVWVFGITRGWDEINRGSDIRLPNFYKPIMKYITPTLLLFVFVGALITPEGNDWISAVQNGWVLDNSSIIKTIANSGLKDQIAASTDQAEITKLENQLMLTNYARLLLLLLFAGISYLVYIAYKKRVKLGRA, encoded by the coding sequence ATGGCAGTACAAAAAGAAGCATGGGGTTCACGGGTAGGCCTCATTCTCGCAATGGCAGGAAATGCAGTAGGTCTCGGAAACTTTCTTCGTTTTCCGGTTCAGGCAGTAAATAATGGAGGCGGCGCCTTTATAATTCCTTATCTGATTTGTTTTCTTGTAATGGGAATTCCATTGTTATGGATCGAGTGGGCATCGGGAAGATTTGGTGGAAAATTTGGCAATCACTCAACGCCATTTATTTTGGATAGCATGGATAAAAGAAGATTCTGGAAATACATTGGTGTATTCGGAATTTTTACAAACGTTGCAGTTGCTTCATACTATTGTTATATTGAAAGTTGGACAATGAGTTATGTTTATCATTCCATCATCGGCACATTTAATAATATGGATCAGGCAGGTGTTTCTTCATTTTTTGATAAATATCTGGACGTTTCGAATTCCACAACAGGCATTCCATATGAGAGTATAATTTTCTATATCCTTTGTCTTGCCTTAAATACGTGGATTTTATCTCGTGGATTGAAAGGCGTGGAAGGTGTTGCAAAAGTGGGAATGCCATTATTAATATTATTTGGTGCTTTTCTCGGAATCAAAAGTATTACTATGGGAACAAGTATGGCATCACCAGAACATCCTGATGCAAGTTCCATAGCGGGTTTAAATTTTTTATGGACACCTGAATTTAGTTCTTTAACAAATCCCACAGTTTGGTTGAATGCTGCGGGACAAATATTTTTTACACTATCTGTAGGAATGGGAACAGTGCATTGTTATGCAGCTTATGTGAAATCAAAAGATGATATTGCATTGAATGCAATGAGTGCCGGATGGATGAATGAATTTGTAGAAGTGGTATTAGGTAGTATGATAGTTATTCCTTTGGCAGCAGGATTCTTTGGTGTGGAATGGTTGAAAGATAACGCAGGCTTTGGAATGGCATTCCGTACTATGCCATTTCTTTTTGAACAATGGGGAAATATACTCTCAATTATCACGGGTGTTATGTGGTTTGGTTTATTATTTTTTGCGGGAATTACTTCTTCATTGGCAATGGGCACACCATGGATGGGTTTCTTGCGTGATGAATTTGGATGGAGTAGAGCTAAAGGTGCATTGTCCTTTGGTCTATTAGTTTTAGCCTTGGGTTTACCAACTGTTTTGATATATAATTTTAATGCAAATGGTAGTGTAAATTCATTTGTATTTAATGAATATGATTATTGGTCGGGAACAGTTTCACTGGTAATTTTTGCATTGCTTGAAACGATATTATTTGTTTGGGTTTTTGGAATAACCAGAGGCTGGGACGAAATTAATAGAGGTAGTGATATTCGCTTACCTAATTTCTATAAACCCATCATGAAATATATTACACCTACGTTATTGTTATTTGTATTTGTGGGGGCATTAATTACACCAGAGGGAAATGATTGGATTAGTGCAGTTCAAAATGGATGGGTGCTGGATAATTCATCAATCATAAAAACAATTGCGAATAGCGGATTAAAAGATCAAATAGCCGCATCTACAGATCAGGCTGAAATAACTAAACTGGAAAATCAACTTATGTTGACTAATTATGCAAGGTTGCTATTGTTATTGTTGTTTGCAGGCATTAGTTATTTAGTATATATTGCTTACAAAAAAAGAGTAAAACTAGGGAGGGCTTAA